One Manihot esculenta cultivar AM560-2 chromosome 18, M.esculenta_v8, whole genome shotgun sequence genomic window carries:
- the LOC110606638 gene encoding ubiquitin-fold modifier-conjugating enzyme 1 → MEGWDPNTKSTLTQIPLLATKAGPRDGVAWTQRLKEEYKSLIAYTQMNKSNDNDWFRISAANPEGTRWTGKCWYVHNLLKYEFDLQFDIPVTYPSTAPEIELPQLDGKTQKMYRGGKICLTVHFKPLWAKNCPRFGIAHALCLGLAPWLAAEIPILVDSGMIKHKDDASSSTDS, encoded by the exons ATGGAGGGTTGGGATCCAAACACGAAATCAACATTGACTCAGATCCCGCTTCTGGCAACGAAAGCTGGGCCAAGGGATGGAGTTGCATGGACACAGAGGCTGAAGGAGGAGTACAAATCTTTGATCGCTTACACTCAGATGAACAAGTCCAACGACAATGATTGGTTCCGTATTTCCGCTGCCAATCCAGAGGGGACGCGTTGGACAGGTAAGTGCTGGTACGTCCACAACCTGCTTAAGTACGAGTTTGATCTCCAGTTCGATATTCCGGTTACTTATCCATCTACCGCTCCGGAGATCGAACTACCTCAGCTTGACGGCAAGACTcagaag ATGTACAGAGGAGGGAAGATTTGCTTAACAGTTCATTTCAAGCCACTCTGGGCCAAAAATtg TCCTAGATTTGGCATAGCACATGCACTTTGCTTGGGTCTTGCTCCATGGCTGGCAGCAGAGATTCCAATTCTAGTGGACTCTGGCATGATTAAGCACAAAGATGATGCTTCCTCATCCACTGATTCCTAA